The following are from one region of the Natrinema sp. HArc-T2 genome:
- a CDS encoding IS66 family transposase encodes MSLGIGGSPESIDSAIRTENSTYLRQQLVVQKLENRLLRRQLTAKQQQIEELETRLKRYENPNTPPSKQGGAAGSPGNDDSDEEENEDQGDDAGGDADAASDSSPGRDEGHEGTTRSPPEPEETIRVDQGYCPDCEQILSNPDSYISRTIIDIPLPIPTTVIEYELGKHRCSCGNEVVAEHPDCPETGRFGPNIMAQTALGRFHQRLPNRKQAELFDWELDTPISHRTIYNLTKRVADRLRPAYDDVKARIQESDVVYCDETGFPVDGEQHWAWTFVTDEEVLFWVDESRGSQVLEDVLGEEFAEDSTLSCDGWSAYPSYHTKLQRCWAHLLREAEYVAERYEEAERLSEELHALHDDLTAFDEEDPSASAREQKRAEASLHLEGLIREDYEAQEVKKLIEKIRNGLGNWLTFVTEPDVDSTNNRAERALREQVVLRKMFRTLRSAEGVQIHETITTMLATWKRRGLDPPEQLQSILGGEELSSGREASPSSEL; translated from the coding sequence GTGTCGCTGGGGATTGGCGGATCGCCGGAATCGATAGATTCCGCGATCCGCACCGAGAACAGTACGTATCTCCGCCAGCAACTCGTCGTCCAAAAGCTTGAGAACCGTCTTCTCCGTCGCCAACTCACTGCAAAGCAACAGCAGATAGAGGAACTTGAGACTCGCCTCAAGCGGTACGAAAACCCAAACACACCACCCAGTAAGCAGGGTGGCGCGGCTGGATCACCTGGTAACGATGACAGCGACGAGGAAGAAAACGAAGACCAAGGGGACGACGCTGGCGGCGACGCTGACGCCGCCAGCGACTCCTCTCCAGGACGTGACGAAGGTCACGAAGGAACAACTCGATCGCCTCCGGAACCAGAGGAGACTATTCGAGTCGATCAGGGATATTGCCCAGACTGTGAGCAAATCCTCTCTAACCCGGACAGCTACATCTCACGGACGATTATCGACATACCTCTCCCTATTCCAACCACTGTCATCGAGTACGAACTCGGCAAACACCGCTGTTCCTGTGGAAACGAAGTCGTTGCTGAACATCCAGACTGCCCGGAAACCGGGCGGTTTGGGCCAAATATCATGGCCCAAACCGCCCTCGGTAGGTTCCATCAGCGACTTCCAAACCGTAAACAGGCGGAGCTGTTTGACTGGGAGCTCGATACACCCATCTCTCATCGGACGATCTACAACCTGACCAAGCGGGTCGCAGACCGGCTGCGACCCGCGTATGACGATGTCAAAGCCCGTATTCAGGAAAGTGACGTCGTCTACTGCGATGAAACGGGATTTCCTGTTGACGGAGAGCAACACTGGGCGTGGACGTTCGTTACTGACGAAGAAGTGTTGTTCTGGGTTGATGAGAGTCGTGGAAGCCAGGTGTTAGAGGACGTCCTCGGCGAGGAATTCGCCGAGGACTCGACGCTCAGCTGTGACGGGTGGTCAGCGTATCCGAGCTATCACACGAAGCTCCAGCGGTGCTGGGCACATCTGTTGCGGGAGGCGGAGTACGTTGCTGAACGGTACGAGGAAGCAGAGAGGTTGTCTGAGGAGTTACACGCTCTCCACGACGATTTAACGGCGTTCGACGAGGAGGATCCGTCCGCCTCCGCCCGCGAGCAAAAGCGGGCGGAGGCGTCGTTACATCTGGAAGGCCTGATCAGGGAAGACTACGAGGCACAGGAGGTCAAAAAGCTGATCGAGAAGATCAGGAACGGGTTAGGGAACTGGCTGACGTTCGTTACAGAGCCAGACGTCGATTCGACGAATAATCGCGCAGAGCGCGCTCTGCGCGAGCAAGTTGTGCTGCGGAAGATGTTCCGGACTCTCCGCTCAGCTGAAGGGGTCCAGATTCACGAGACGATCACGACCATGTTGGCCACGTGGAAACGGCGAGGACTAGATCCGCCCGAACAACTCCAGTCTATCCTCGGTGGAGAAGAACTCAGCTCAGGGAGAGAGGCATCACCGAGTAGTGAATTATAG
- a CDS encoding acyltransferase codes for MANWHAQQSAIISDCDIDDGTEISDFTVIDGCKIGNGCKIWRFVNLYGCELGDECMVGSNVEIQEGVTVGDRCRIQSHAFVCSRVTIEDDVFVSHGAKFVNDRYPPSGDSDDWEETIVREGASVGTNVTLLPVEVGENAIVGAGAVVVDDVPPNAIVAGNPAEVISYQDA; via the coding sequence ATGGCTAATTGGCATGCTCAACAATCAGCGATAATCAGCGACTGTGATATCGATGACGGAACGGAGATATCTGATTTCACAGTAATAGATGGATGTAAAATAGGGAACGGCTGTAAAATATGGCGATTCGTGAATCTCTACGGGTGCGAACTCGGCGACGAATGCATGGTGGGTTCGAACGTAGAGATTCAAGAAGGTGTGACGGTTGGAGATCGGTGCCGAATTCAGTCCCACGCGTTCGTGTGCTCTCGTGTAACGATCGAAGACGATGTCTTCGTGAGCCACGGGGCGAAGTTCGTAAACGACAGGTATCCCCCGAGCGGAGATTCAGACGATTGGGAAGAAACTATCGTGCGAGAAGGCGCGTCTGTTGGTACGAATGTGACTCTACTGCCGGTCGAAGTTGGAGAAAACGCGATCGTCGGTGCCGGTGCTGTGGTCGTCGATGACGTCCCGCCGAATGCTATCGTGGCCGGAAATCCAGCAGAAGTAATCAGCTATCAGGACGCGTGA
- a CDS encoding Gfo/Idh/MocA family protein: MTTHAVIGTGYWGSNHVRVASELEEAGVLDDVVLCDIDKTRVRDLASDYGLEYVTDHSQLSDIGVDTAVIATPSTTHREIATTLLESGIDCLVEKPLALSSDDAWDIVDTASENGRTLGVGHIFRYHPALRGLERRIDRGELGQIKYLTTTRSTFRAPRATTGALYSLAVHDVDIYNMLLERTPDHLFCRLDRHVRDDIDETATLVLGYGGVTGIINESWQIPVFGKRRDLVVVGSERTAHLDYLADTELTIYDASVVREGDALRAQDEGSTTYEVEGYEPLRQEIEDFLTASCEGRDPLADGEIGAKTVELLERAEESAERNETIEL, encoded by the coding sequence ATGACGACACACGCAGTTATCGGGACGGGCTACTGGGGATCGAACCACGTCCGCGTGGCGTCGGAACTCGAGGAGGCCGGCGTCCTCGATGACGTCGTCCTGTGCGACATCGACAAGACGCGAGTGCGGGACCTCGCGTCCGATTACGGGCTGGAGTACGTCACTGACCATAGTCAGCTCAGTGACATCGGCGTCGATACGGCCGTGATCGCGACGCCGTCGACGACCCACAGGGAGATCGCTACCACTCTCTTGGAGTCCGGCATCGATTGCCTCGTCGAGAAGCCTCTTGCCCTGTCAAGCGACGACGCGTGGGACATTGTCGATACTGCGTCAGAGAACGGTCGGACCCTCGGCGTCGGGCACATCTTCAGGTACCATCCGGCGCTCCGGGGGCTCGAACGCCGGATCGACCGCGGCGAGCTCGGCCAGATCAAATACCTGACGACCACCAGATCGACCTTCCGCGCGCCGCGAGCGACAACCGGCGCGCTGTACTCGCTCGCCGTCCACGACGTCGACATCTACAACATGTTGCTCGAGAGGACGCCCGATCACCTCTTCTGCCGACTCGATCGACACGTCAGGGACGACATCGATGAAACGGCTACGCTCGTTCTCGGGTACGGGGGCGTCACCGGCATCATCAACGAATCCTGGCAGATCCCGGTCTTCGGGAAGCGACGCGACCTCGTCGTTGTCGGGTCCGAGCGCACTGCACATCTCGATTACCTGGCCGACACCGAACTGACGATCTACGACGCCAGCGTCGTCCGAGAGGGTGACGCCCTGCGGGCACAGGACGAGGGATCGACGACCTACGAAGTCGAGGGGTACGAGCCCCTCAGGCAGGAAATCGAGGACTTCCTGACGGCATCTTGCGAAGGACGTGATCCGCTTGCCGACGGCGAGATCGGCGCGAAGACCGTCGAACTGCTCGAGCGTGCTGAGGAGTCAGCAGAACGGAACGAGACGATCGAACTGTAA
- a CDS encoding DegT/DnrJ/EryC1/StrS family aminotransferase — protein MVDNISFTDIYMDQETVDDVADVLDSGRYVKGPVLEQFESEFATASEVDHAVGVSNGTAALLLAMKAIGIGPGDEVFAPAHTYFATVSPVLELDAAPRFVDVDPDRYTMDPAQLREKIRAAEDPAAIVVTHMHGQPADMDPITDIAAEYDLPVVEDAAQAHLAEYDGQVVGSIGDVGCFSFYPTKNMTVGGDGGMITTDDPAIADEARALRNHGRNEEGKHVVLGLNYRLDEIKAAVGRHQLDALPDWSEGRQRAAGAYDERLANVDWLVTPASYDNAEHVYHHYPVQVPADERSAFRAHLDDHVVDTGIHYDRAVHEQPAVRDRVGSVDAPVAEEYCRRTVSLPMHPQLSTEEIDHVVDAIRSFEVDA, from the coding sequence ATGGTAGATAATATATCGTTTACAGACATCTACATGGATCAAGAGACCGTCGACGACGTGGCCGACGTCTTGGACAGCGGCCGCTACGTGAAAGGGCCCGTTCTGGAGCAGTTCGAGAGCGAGTTTGCGACGGCCTCTGAGGTCGACCACGCAGTCGGCGTCTCGAACGGAACCGCCGCGCTTTTGCTTGCGATGAAAGCGATCGGGATTGGACCGGGTGACGAAGTGTTCGCGCCGGCGCACACGTACTTCGCTACCGTCTCGCCTGTTCTCGAACTCGATGCGGCGCCGCGATTCGTCGACGTCGATCCGGACCGGTACACGATGGACCCGGCCCAGTTGCGGGAGAAGATCCGGGCCGCAGAGGATCCTGCTGCCATCGTTGTCACGCATATGCACGGGCAGCCGGCCGATATGGATCCCATCACCGACATCGCGGCGGAGTACGACCTCCCCGTCGTAGAGGACGCTGCACAGGCCCACCTCGCTGAGTACGACGGGCAGGTGGTTGGCAGCATCGGTGACGTCGGGTGCTTCTCGTTCTATCCAACGAAGAACATGACCGTCGGCGGCGACGGCGGTATGATTACGACTGACGACCCGGCGATCGCGGACGAGGCGCGTGCGCTCCGAAACCACGGTCGAAACGAGGAGGGCAAGCACGTAGTCCTTGGGCTCAACTACCGACTCGACGAGATCAAGGCCGCAGTCGGGCGCCACCAGCTCGACGCGCTGCCGGACTGGTCAGAGGGGCGTCAGCGAGCCGCTGGTGCCTACGACGAGCGACTCGCGAATGTCGACTGGCTGGTCACCCCCGCTTCGTACGACAACGCTGAGCACGTCTATCATCACTATCCCGTTCAGGTGCCCGCTGACGAGCGGTCGGCGTTCCGCGCCCATCTGGACGACCACGTCGTCGACACCGGGATCCACTACGACCGGGCAGTCCACGAGCAGCCTGCTGTCCGCGACCGCGTCGGTTCGGTCGACGCGCCCGTTGCCGAAGAGTACTGTCGCCGAACCGTCTCGTTGCCGATGCATCCGCAGCTCTCGACGGAAGAGATCGATCACGTGGTCGACGCGATCCGATCGTTTGAGGTGGACGCATGA
- a CDS encoding sulfatase-like hydrolase/transferase: MDGKPNVIVLSADSLSQAYFSDRATRLGETVDGTVFTDAVATASDTNSAMPGLAAGVYSDTVSGWGLPEGDDRPVTLAEQLQAVGYDCGLWTDNFLFGEEYNYTDGFDYGNAGKPTWKKSLVNVIKDYFPDAALRASEAAYFRLFKPAVNAVQSDESFYLSAEELNREATEWLQQRSDGNYFLRIHYMDPHHPYEPPQEYVAEIEAETGFSRSELGNLSRRHIKSGGEDVTEEELAAIRAVYDASCEYLFDEVDAFVRDLVERGAFDPDEDVFVFTADHGEALNPEKHGMMGHVPPAFWEEIVNVPLVVSHPDWSPGHVDEQVSLIDLVPTVLDAAGVDVPETTEGEAAVDPLELRRETALFVSEWRSDEGTAWNAYRGARSESAKLFGARLRAGDRCVATSLTDGTETVDSDVASESDLVLSDEHEPLLAAVRERGGAVSGSGDEVDAGVEDHLRNLGYVD, from the coding sequence ATGGACGGGAAACCGAATGTTATCGTTCTCTCGGCGGATTCACTGTCGCAGGCGTACTTCTCTGACCGCGCAACTCGTCTGGGGGAGACGGTCGACGGAACGGTCTTCACGGACGCGGTGGCGACGGCCTCCGACACGAACTCGGCGATGCCGGGCCTGGCGGCCGGCGTGTACTCCGATACCGTCTCCGGTTGGGGGCTCCCGGAGGGCGACGATCGCCCAGTGACCCTCGCCGAGCAACTGCAGGCCGTGGGCTACGACTGCGGGCTCTGGACTGACAACTTCCTGTTCGGCGAAGAGTACAACTACACCGACGGGTTCGACTACGGGAACGCCGGGAAGCCGACGTGGAAGAAGTCGCTGGTGAACGTCATCAAGGACTACTTCCCCGACGCAGCCCTGCGGGCATCCGAAGCGGCGTACTTCCGCCTGTTCAAGCCCGCAGTCAACGCGGTGCAGTCGGACGAGTCGTTCTACCTGAGCGCCGAGGAACTCAATCGAGAGGCGACTGAGTGGCTCCAACAACGGTCCGACGGGAACTACTTCCTGCGGATCCACTACATGGACCCACACCACCCCTACGAGCCGCCACAGGAATACGTCGCCGAGATCGAGGCGGAGACGGGCTTTTCACGGTCGGAACTCGGGAACCTCAGCAGGCGCCACATCAAGTCAGGCGGCGAGGACGTTACCGAGGAGGAATTGGCCGCGATCAGGGCAGTGTACGACGCCAGTTGCGAGTACCTGTTCGACGAGGTTGACGCGTTCGTCCGGGATCTGGTTGAGCGCGGCGCGTTCGATCCGGACGAGGACGTGTTCGTATTCACGGCGGATCACGGCGAGGCGCTCAATCCGGAGAAACACGGTATGATGGGACACGTCCCCCCGGCTTTCTGGGAGGAGATCGTCAACGTCCCGCTGGTCGTCAGCCATCCCGACTGGAGCCCCGGGCACGTCGATGAACAGGTCAGCCTCATCGATCTAGTCCCGACAGTACTGGACGCGGCGGGCGTCGACGTCCCGGAGACGACTGAGGGAGAAGCCGCTGTCGACCCTCTTGAGTTGCGCCGCGAAACCGCACTGTTCGTCTCCGAATGGCGAAGTGACGAGGGCACGGCGTGGAACGCCTACCGCGGCGCACGCTCCGAGTCGGCGAAACTGTTCGGCGCGCGTCTCCGGGCGGGCGACAGGTGCGTCGCGACGTCGCTCACTGACGGCACCGAGACAGTCGACAGCGACGTCGCTTCGGAATCGGATCTGGTGCTATCCGACGAACACGAACCGCTCCTCGCAGCGGTCCGAGAGCGAGGGGGCGCCGTGAGCGGTTCTGGCGATGAAGTGGACGCCGGCGTGGAAGATCACCTCAGGAACCTGGGATACGTGGACTGA
- a CDS encoding glycosyltransferase family 4 protein, with the protein MKEVCVISTAHYTFDPRIFYRESAALVEAGYDVTFVTHHDRDTVQEGIQIRSLGTAESRTDRWRDILSAYRTARDVDADVYHFHDPELIPVGRRLARTTDARVIYDVHEDYDTVIRRRDWIPDPVSLPLSKLFPAVQSAASSPFDAIIAATDWIEDDFVERGHEPVQLVRNFPRIEDIDLNGEAKTPEADLTLVYVGSFGGNHGLLRMIDLVEALRDRDVDAELWVIGEFSKPSFEATVRRRIETSPHGEWIKLFGYINYTDMFAYLNRADMGLALVDSELYEYCVPNKVFEYMAAKLPVMVPDVEGMRRYLDDACGFRVDVDDTTGQAGILERAAGDEIDLEEMGERGRERVEEAYSWEKEKEHLLSLYEQL; encoded by the coding sequence ATGAAGGAAGTCTGTGTAATCTCGACTGCGCACTACACGTTCGATCCGCGGATCTTCTATCGGGAATCGGCCGCCCTCGTCGAAGCGGGTTACGACGTCACCTTCGTAACTCATCACGATCGAGACACTGTCCAGGAGGGAATCCAGATCCGATCGCTTGGGACCGCAGAGAGCAGGACCGACCGCTGGAGGGACATCCTGTCCGCTTACCGGACCGCGAGAGACGTCGACGCCGACGTCTATCACTTCCACGACCCAGAACTCATACCCGTCGGTCGTCGCCTGGCCCGAACCACGGACGCCAGAGTGATCTACGACGTCCACGAGGACTATGACACCGTCATCAGGCGCCGCGATTGGATCCCAGATCCCGTGTCGCTGCCGCTGTCGAAGCTCTTCCCCGCAGTCCAGTCAGCCGCTTCCAGCCCATTCGACGCGATCATCGCGGCCACGGACTGGATCGAAGACGACTTCGTCGAACGCGGCCACGAACCGGTCCAGCTTGTTCGGAACTTCCCGCGGATCGAGGACATCGACCTCAACGGCGAAGCGAAGACTCCGGAAGCCGACCTGACGCTCGTGTACGTCGGCTCGTTCGGCGGGAACCACGGGCTACTCCGGATGATCGACCTCGTCGAAGCGCTCCGGGACCGGGACGTGGACGCGGAGCTGTGGGTGATCGGTGAATTCTCGAAACCGTCGTTCGAAGCCACCGTGCGTCGACGGATCGAGACATCACCGCACGGCGAATGGATCAAACTCTTCGGATACATCAACTATACGGATATGTTCGCGTATCTCAACCGGGCGGACATGGGACTGGCCCTCGTCGACAGCGAGCTCTACGAGTACTGCGTTCCCAACAAGGTGTTCGAGTATATGGCGGCGAAACTGCCGGTGATGGTCCCCGACGTCGAGGGGATGCGACGGTACCTGGACGACGCCTGCGGGTTCAGGGTCGACGTCGACGACACGACCGGACAGGCTGGCATCCTGGAGCGGGCCGCCGGCGACGAGATCGACCTCGAAGAGATGGGCGAACGTGGCCGTGAGCGGGTCGAAGAGGCCTACTCCTGGGAGAAAGAGAAAGAGCACCTGCTATCCCTGTACGAGCAGCTATGA
- a CDS encoding transposase encodes MRRSKRSASRTSDRILLVADNYGSHHAKLTQQRADELGIEFVFIPPYSPTLNAIEPLWKDVKREISPEIFADQDHFRAFLTETFLRLSHRLSFATDWIETFLPDVQKLR; translated from the coding sequence TTGAGGCGCTCGAAGAGATCCGCGAGCAGAACGTCCGACCGGATTCTGCTCGTGGCCGATAACTACGGCTCTCATCACGCGAAGCTCACCCAACAACGGGCCGACGAACTCGGCATCGAGTTCGTCTTCATACCTCCGTATTCGCCGACGCTAAACGCCATTGAACCGCTGTGGAAAGACGTGAAGCGCGAGATCTCGCCAGAGATCTTCGCGGACCAAGACCACTTCAGAGCATTTCTCACCGAGACATTTCTCCGCTTGAGTCACCGACTGAGCTTCGCTACTGACTGGATCGAGACATTCCTTCCAGATGTTCAAAAGTTACGCTGA